The genomic stretch CGACTGGTGTCAACTCACAAAATAGATTGACACTGATCAACAGAGGATCTGACCTTGAGGCTGCAGTGCCATTAGGAGTTCTTGACCTGGAGAGAACAGCAAGAGTGGAGGTGGCCAAACTATATTGTTTGATGTAGAAAGATGACCCGACATTGCGGTGTTCCGCCGTCATGACACATATTAGTGGGGGAGTGACATGATGTCTTACCCAACACGAGCAAGACAGCTCTGAGATTTTAAACACAGGAGCAGACTCCAATAGCAATACACTTCAAGTCTGTTTTATCCTGGTCTTTTTTGTTCATCTTGTGCAAACTTACAGCATTACAACCTAAACAATTTAATTGCCCATTGTGccaaattttagaaaagagaggtgttagcgtaacatatattgaactaattaaggatatgtatttccaataaagatagggttacatcaaggatcagctctaagtccctatcttttacactaattatggacgaactcactgcgcacattcaagacacagtaccgtggtgcatgttgtttgcagctaaattagaatcttggagggaaacactagaagggaaaggtttagcaatatatggaatttaagtttaacaatattagaagtaatgaaacaattgttaagataggagaggacgagttgcctgaaacggcgatttaaatatttaggatcattattttttaaaataaaaaaaaattaataaatatttttattcggtttaatcggtttattcggtttaaccgaattacaaaacttaaaatcaaaatcgaACCGAATTCACCgaaaaccgaaccgaattttagaaaaaaaaccgaaaaccgaattaaccgaaccgaattcctaaattcggtcggttcggttcggttaattcggttttacCGAATTTTTGCTCACTGCtaacttagacgaccaataaatgctccagttaggcgatgtgaaactatgataaacatgcatatcaaacgaggaagaggaagaccaaaaaagacttggttagcaacaataaaacaagataaaatttatttaaatatagatgatgatataataggagatagagctcaatggcgtaaaaggattcatacagccgaccccacctagtgggaaaaggcttggttgttgttgttgtattgtgCCAAATTCAAAACCAAACATATTTAAGTTTGGCAACATAAACTATCCCTCCACCCCAAAGagatttgtgtttattttattgaGAAATCCAATCATAGACTTCCATGAACATCATGTAATCAATTTTATGTTGAAAGGATTTATATTGTTAAATGTCGTCCCTAGTCTTCTGAATTTGTAATGTGTTTTGCAGGTCAATGAAGCTGTAGTTACTGGATGGTTATTTTTCCGTTATCTGGTCATTGGTGGTATGTTAATGATTTTGTATACAGTTACAATTTCACTTTTTATGACATACGTTACCTGATAACTTTGCTACTTGATTTGTGATACTTTTTATAATATTGCATTTTCacaatattataatattttttggaTAAGTAAAATGTATTAATGCACAACTAGTTAGGCCGTCATAGATCTAAATTCTAAACACATGTTTGGAAATGAGCATCCGATCAAGATTGACACTCCACTCAAAATTACTTTGATTTCTAGTTTGCCataagaaggggagccttggcgcaacggtaaagttgttgctttgtgacttAAAGGTCACgagtttgaatcctggaaacaacctcttacaaaaagtaggataaggctgcgtataatggatccttcctcgggaTCCCGCATGACGGAAGCTTTGTGCACCGGACTGCCTTTTACTTTTTTCTAGTTTGCCATATGAGATACACCATATATGACATAGCCCCTCGCCTTAGTGACAATACTATCTTGAAGCATCTTGAAGGTTTGTGAGTTTAAGATCACAAACCTTGTTAGAAGTCAAATGTTGAGAGAAcatgcatgccatatgcaacAACTAATCCATGTAAATATGTCCAGAGTACACTAGCTTTTCTAATGGAATATTCAACCCTCATATTGTAGACTCATTTTCCAATTCCTATCTGAGAATTTCCACTTTTCGTGAGTACATTTGCTTGCGAGTCATCACATGGATGTCATACATAGAATTTTTCTAGTATCTTAAATGTTTTAGTTGGAGGTAATGTGATGGCACTTGCAAGGGTTAATTGCAGATCCAGCATGAACTTTAATCAAAAGGCAGAGTTTTGCAAAAATACTTGATTTATTGAGAATTCTGTTGGGCTTACAGTAAGATTGAGTAGCTGTTGCAGCCTGTTATTAATTCCATGTAATTCTTGATGCAGCCTATGTTGGTCTTGCAACTATTGCTGGGTTTGTTTGGTGGTTTGTTTACTCTGATAAAGGTCCCAAATTACCTTACAATGAATTGGTAATCTCTGCTTCCTTTTCTCTTCATTATTATTGTGTCTAACTATTTCCCGCACCCTAACAAGTTAAGCTGGAAGTTTCCATGatattgattgtttgttttgtccATGTATTTGTTGTTGAATTGCCTAGTAATGCTTCATACTTGTTTGTATTGCTTAATGATTTCATTCTTTTATGACATTTTGATCAAGGTCCAAAATTCATAATGATCACATTTCTTCTTTATGTTGACATGAAGTACATTTAGAAAGATATTATGATTTGATGTCCGTAATTTTGATGAAAGTATTAACCTTAATTGATTTCATTAGTGAAACCTAGACAAAAGCATTAACCTTAATTTGTTTCATTAGTGAAACCTAGAGGAAAGTTATTCTTATTCTTCCATTCAAACCTAGCTTAACCATATTGAGCATTTGGAAAGTGAAAACACGAAACTTTGGAATGATTTTTATGTAGTCTAGTCTGCCACAATTTCACCATCATATATTCCTAGTCACTGATAACACAAAGCCTTGTTCACTAAGACCATCTATCTATAACACATTAGTAACCTATTGAGACCTAAGAGATAGTTTTGAGAGATGCAAATTAATCTTTGTCATGCAGAAGGTAAGGTTACATGATAAAGTAGATATGtctttcttatttacatttttgtCTTATTGATTACAAATAATAAGCTTAGATCTTTTAGAAAACACTGATAAGTAAGTTTGTAGctaaagaaaataagaaattaaatatatgaATCCTTATGACCCTCATTGTTATACATTACATCACAAATGCCAAATCATATAGTTGCATTTGTGCAACAGGAAATGGATGATGGGGTAATAAAGAAAGGCATAGTAAAATCTAGCAAAAACATGTCAGTTCTTCCTTAACTGAGTGATTGGAAAATGGATCTTTAGATGGTAAAAGTTTAAAACCATAATATCATTACTTAAGTGTTGCTACCTCTGGTTGCGAACAAATTGGCAAAGTGTTATCCAACGTGTCCTATGAATACAAAGTAGAGAGAAAAATGGTTATCGTTCTTTTCAATCAATATAGAGCAATTTTTTTCTTATTAGGGAAACGGTAGCAAGTTGATACCTTATTTGGTTATATATGTATTTGAACAGAACAAGGGTTGTTTTGTTAACAGATGCAACCTATATTTGGTGCTTTTTTATGCGATTGTTTTATGCTTAGCGTGTATTGGCCATATGCATTTCCTATGATCTTATCTGATTGAACCTGACCTTTTTTGTTAATGCTGTTAGGTTAATTTTGATTCTTGTTCGACAAGGGAGACATCTTATCCATGCAGTATATTTGATGATCGTCATCCATCAACTGTATCAATGACTGTCCTTGTGGTCGTCGAGATGTTCAATGCTTTAAATAACCTAAGTGAAAATCAGTCGCTTCTGTAAGTGATTCACTGATATTATTTATTAACTTGATCGAATGGCCATTTGCTTCTCAAATATGAATAATAAGTATGTTCTCAGTGAAGCTTCACTTCATGGATCTACTGTTACAATAATATGGACGTTTAGGAACAAAACTGAGAACTGACTATTGGAACTGTATAAGCAAAAGTTAAGAACTTGCACCATCTCTCATATGGAATCTTCACCCTTACTAACTATGGATCTTTATCTCAAGGTAGTCTAGCTTTGACATATAGTGTCAAGTATATAGCTATTGCAAATAAGAAAAACAATACTATGTTTAGATGAGTGGTCtaaaaatcaaatctaaattcAACTTATGTTACTAGTAGAGCATCTGTATTGCTCCCCATTAACAGAAGTATTGGTGTAAATTGATTCAAAGAAACATTGAAATATAGTGATATTACATTTTATACGTAGTTTagatttgaaattaaattgacacaaatgtGGGACTGTTACGGAATATGTAAATTTAAAATGTGAATTTAtacaaatttaattattaatttatgtgCTGTTCTACTTTCAGTGTTATTCCCCCGTGGAGCAACATATGGCTCTTAGCATCAATAGCTCTCACAATGTTCCTTCATGTACTGATTTTGTATGTAGAACCACTGTCTACCCTTTTTgcagtaagtttttttttttattgttcacCCTGTTTCATTAGAATTTCCTTTTGAACGCCAAAATGAAAgaataatttaaatttggattAAAAATTGTTATTCAGGTAGCACCACTATCATGGACAGATTGGGCTGTTGTCCTGTATCTCTCTTTTCCAGTAAGCCCCTTTTAATATTTATTCTTATGCGAATATTTGAAGTTGTTTGATTACTTTACCTGTTATTGTTGGTGAATTGTTCTACTTTCTAGATAGGCATCATAGATTTTTTAGAAGAGATCTCTATCTACTTAAATGTAATGACAATTCCAGTTTGGTGTTAACCAATTTTGTAAAAACATTTCCCTTGCGTAATGTATAGATCCTGCAAAACTAGTTGAAGCTTTCAATTGCTCTTTTTAATGCTATAATACAAAATGATGCCATCCAAAGACAAGAAAATGAAATGCTTGTCTATTGTTAATCAAGTTTCATAATGTTCATTATCCTTGTCAAGTATCTGTCTTGTCTCATTGCCTAACAGAAATAGTGAAATGATTGTGTTGCACTTTGAAAACCTAATTACTTTCTCACATACGTTTCTGAGCAAGCAGAAAGTGGACCCTGCGTACTCAGAGTGTATAAGCATACTGCCATACAGGAAATTTGCTTGCCATTCTTATATGGTGTGTATGACATAAGGATGAGACGATAGTACACAGGACTACATATCTTCTGTACTTGgcattttcatgatatttttatgattctacATGGAAGAGTAGGTGATTGTGATGAAGAGCATTTGTTTTTATGGTATAACTCTAAAATACATGCCAGCATACCTGCATAATAATATTGTTACATGTGGACATCAATGTTCATTGGATAATACCATTTGACAGCGGACATTATCGAGTAATTAGTTTTTTCACCAATTGGCTTTTAGTAATTAAATATTTACACAGATGCTTTCATTTCTATGGGCACTGATGAttcttttcttaaattctattttttttgccAAATTGCTATCCATCTTAATTGTTAGTTGAATTGTTAATATATAATCTTGACCTCCTGATTATGCAAAAGATGTATATCTGGTTTCAAGTGTCGCATGAGCTGGTCCATCATGTGATTTTGATAAGGGAAAGCTTAAAATGATTGTCATCCTAttggaaaataataaaaaaaggacAACCTGGTGTACAAAGCTTCTGTCAATATGAGTTTCTGAGAAAGAATCTAGTACACATCCTTACTTTATCTggctttgcaagaggctatttctgAGATCCGAACCCATGACCTCTAGGTCACATGGCTGTAACTTTGccgttgcaccaaggctccccaTCATATCCTATTggcaaatgtttttaaaatgcaaAAAATGCACTTACCAAGTGCATTGTTTTTACTTCTACTGTTGTATATGGTCCATACGAAGAACTCCTTTGCTGTCCCAGAACCTATGAAACTTCTCTTTCTTACTCTGCTATCGTTCCTTTCTATATTATAGGAATGACgttttttttttccatcacaTGTTTATGCAAACTACACTTATCCTTGTCATGAATTGATGATAGGTAATTGTTATCGATGAGGTGTTGAAATTTTTATCAAGAAATTGGAGAGGTATTCACACTCCTAACTTTCAATTTTGTCCTCAATATTCACTATTTTAACACTAAAAGAtttcatttcaaaacaaaagaTATTTATGCTTCTCCATTGTGTCGGTTTTAAGATGAATCATTCTTTTTTTTGTTGTCTGCAGGTAGAAGGTTCAACTTTAGGTTCAGAAAACATGATGTTCTTCCAAAAAGGGAATGCAGAGACAAGTAAACCTGGGTTTTTGAATCACAGCCAGTGCTCGAATTGACACTTGATATTTATTACGAATGCTGAGGAAATTCACTGTACAAAGTGGGATGCATATAGATGTTCTTTGAGATGAAGTTCTACCAAATCACAAATCGCTTTCCTTTTTACCCGCTGATAGAGGATGaacaattaatttttatttaaagtcTGTTCTTGGTTTTTAGCAGGAATGTGCGAAATTTCCTTGTCATGGCATTGATAAGGGAATCTATGAGGACTTACATGTCAGGGACCACAAAGgagctttttgttttttctttgtaCAACGTCAATCAATAGCATCATTTACAATTATTTTATCAAAGGGTAAAATATCAAAGTGAACTATTTTAGCTGATATACCGCCCACTGGTTGAGCATTGTTCTATGTTTACTTTATCCTTAAGGTGTATGTATATAAACAATTTAAGATTAAAAAGTAGTGTGGTTTTCCCTTCATCTCCAAGCAACATGAGCTATATATATATCCAGCTCGTGTCCCGTGACATCCTCCTTAAACAGTCTCATGCACTTCTCTCTCCTCTCTTTCCATTGACCTTCTTTTTTGCACTATTAGAGAAAGCGTAGCTTTGTTTCTTTACATTTTCATCTTAGCCAAACTTAGAGTCAATGTTTTGTTATCATCTCCAATAATTTCTTAGATATTCATTCGGCCACATTATGTCCATCTCCATTCGACTTTCAAATTTATTCAGTTTTGACATTGCTTCACGCCAATAATTTTTATAGAAACGAAGGTTTAAGATATTgtgtattttcattttttttttgttttccaaaaagataataaaattgcaaAAAAAGAGACTACAATAATATCtggcatcattttttttttgacttgAGGTTAATTTGCAGGTCCGAATTAAAAGTCAGACAACGTCGTGACTTGTATAGCAGATCGACGGCTTCTCAGCCGCTGCACCATCAGATGATCCTTTCGAAGCTACACGGTCCGTACTCGTCGATCCTCATCATCGCCGCCACGGCACTCTGGTTCCTCCTCGGCGGCGGCGCCACTACCCCTCTCCCGTCCTCTCCCTCGGTCGCCTTCGCGGCGGCGCGGATGAGTTCCCTGGCGGCGGCGTCGTCATCATCGTCACGGGAGCAGGGAGGCTGAGGGGCAGCAGTCCGGAAGCCATGGTGGGTCCGAGAGCGCGGAACCGCCACCCTGGCCGCCGCCCCGCTGGCGCACCCGGCCATGCCCCTCTCGTACATCACCCGCGCCCGGCGCAGCGCCCGGTGCGGCGCCGTCAACCACCGCCACAGCATGCTCCGCTGCTGCCTGCCGCTGCTCCTCATGCCGCTGCTCGTACCGAACGGAACCTTCCCAGACTGGACTGGCCGTGAGTTTAATCCGGCGAAGTATAAAATTTATACGAAGGAGACGATTAATTAATGAATTGATTAGTCCAAGAGAGCAGGAGGAAGATGGCTGCGTACGTTCGTTGGTTTTGACGGAAAATCGATACTACGAGTTCAAGTTGGACGCACAAAAACCATAGCATACGGTTATCACGATGGTTGAACATAATTAATTCTTTACCCGTAAATACAACGGAAGGGTCAAAGTCGACGCCCATATTCATACAAAACATTACAAAACTAATAACTTTAAGATCAACATGATTTGTTCGAACATATGAATTAAACATCCTCGATACCTGCTGCTGATGACTTGGGGTATCCTTCATAATCCAATTTCACCCCCATATTCGCTGTGATAATCCGAAACTTTAGTCGAATGGCCTCCATGACTTCCTGAACATCCTCATTTTCGGGGTCCAGCAGCGGATACTTCTTCAGCAGATCTTCCAGTTGCTGGACGTTTTTTCGGATCCTGGATGAGAATGCCTCAGGGTCGATATGAAGCAAGGAATTCCATACATCAACACAACCTCGGTAGAAGCCGAGCTCCTCGCCGACTTGAAAGCCCGTCTTCAGTCCCACCTCTTTCCCTTCCTCCTTGCCAGAAATCAAACCGTCTTTGTATCCGTCGTCAAAACCCTCCTGGCGCAAGGCTTCATCCAGAAGCACCGCGGAGTCGAACAGATCTAAATCGTCGTCTCCGGGTTTTCCCTCCATGCGGACAACGGAAATAGGGAGGAAATACTTGGATTGAGCTAAAGAATGTTAACTAACCTGCACGAGAAGAAAGCGAGCAAACAGTGGATCAACAGAAAGGAGATGGCGGTGGACGAATTGCTAGGGTTCAGCCTCCCCCCCTCCTCTTGGCTGACGATCCGCCTGCACAGCGGCGACTCAGGGAGAAGGGCAATCGGACGGATCTGGGGCGATCAGTGGATCCGTGCCGGAGAGGAGGAGTCCTTGCGCCGGTGCTCGACGAGGCGACGGAGCAGAGGGCGCAGTAGCGGTGGAGGCGGCGGCAACCGGCGATCTGCCGTGAGATCGGCAGAGGCTGGAGTCGGGGAGATCGGCAAGGGCTCGTCTAGGGCTTGACTCTTCCGTGCAGAGGGCGACTCCGAGAAAGGGAGACAAGGCCGGCGGTGGTTTGGCACAGCGTCGGCACAGGAGAGATCCGGGAGAGAAGGGGACGAGTCGACGCAGAGAAGGCTCGGGGCTTCCTTGGCCGAGGGGTCTTGTATGCGGGGAAGAAGAGGAAACGACGTGAGGGAGGGCGGCGCCGTCGGGTGGAGGAGACGAAGGGCTTCGGCGTGTCTGGTGAGGGGAGAAAACGGCGAcgcagaggaagagaagaaaaagaaaaagaaaaagaaatggaaaaaagaaaaaaaaaataaataaacttttcctcattgcTACTTTACTAGGGTTAAAGATACTTTTACGGGATTTAATATTTGATCCCTTAAATTTATCATATGAAAAAAATCTTagaattttagaattaattttcttataattattcatcatttttctcaatattttatatattatcaTCAATCTCATACTTAATATACCTCTATATAACTATCATACCTATCTTCATATGTATAGGAGTTTAACTCATCCTTATATCCGTCGAGTATTTATGATTCTGTACcattctcatttaaaaaaaaatatttcaatgtacTTGTCTCGCGCTCCTTCGATTGGGTGAACATTTCCCatggaaaagaagatgagatgcggtgttgataacaagataaataaataaaatatgtttttttataagatttaaaatgtttaaaattttttattttataataaaaaataaggttaataaataaataaattaattaattaaggatgGGGTAGGGGATGAGTAGGATTTGACCACATCCGTCTTTATACTTATACCTGGAATATTTATACCCGAATACTCATTTACTATAATCAGATTATCCATCGGATTCGGATGAAATTATCATCCCTAGTTCAATTTGGTCCGCGTCAAAGGGGAAGGATCGATTTACACCTAATCTAACCTTAGTCTAACCTCAATGCCCAATTTACTAATAAAATAATGCATTTAatccaaaaataactagcaagagatttttaaaagaaaatcaaaagaTGCCATGAAGATTCGATTtttaatgaattaaaaataacgaatttgatatggaaatttGTTGGAGAAATCTGTTCAattatgaaattatttttttagtattattatttaaggaaaaatatttatcggaaaacaaaaaaaaattaaaataatttaattaaatattttaacccTTAAAATGCCCAAGAGCTCCTCTATTTCTCACGGCCCCCTtctcctctctctcttccttcCCCGTCTCGTTTCTCCGATCCCACTGCTGTGCTTGGCGTGCCTTCCCCTCGGGGCCGCTCACTCTTTCCCACCCCTGAATTCGTCCCCTAATTCTATCGATTTCGGCCAAATTCCATCCGATCGCGCCGTCTCTCTTCGATTCTCCGTCGAGCGCCGCATGGCAGACGATGAGGATTATCCTTCGTCGAGCGATGTGGACGATTGCTACCTCACTGACCAGGAAGATGCCATCGAGGAGGACGTCCTCCAGGGCCTTGAAGACGGGCACGAGGAGGACTGCCACTGGTCGCTGTCGTCGGTAAGACGCCGACTTGTGCTTTGATTTCTAGGGTTCTGGAGAGAAAGGATTAGTCTGAAGGGATCACGAATATACAATCCGTTATCTATTCGTATACTTGTTGTTTTGAGAGAAAgaaacaatttttgaaattttgattggGAAGTTTATTTGGTTTGCCTTTTTGTATGCTCAATTTCCTCCTCCTCGTCATGCAGGTCATCACAAAAGAGTCCCTCCTGGCAGCTCAGGTAAACTTATTTTTCTGATAATCACCTGGATCAGTGTGGAGCATATTTGATTCTTTTTTTTCCGtgacttcttgttaattcttgcAGAAAGAGGATTTGCGGAAGGTGATGGAGCTGTTAGTGCTTAAAGAACAGCATGCAAGGACCCTTCTTATTCATTACCGTTGGGATGTTGAGAGGATCTTTGAACTGCTCGATCAAAAGGGGAAGGACCGATTGTTTTCAGAAGCGGGCGTCACTGTTGTGGAGAACAAAGGTTTTTCTACTTCAGCAAATCCAGTCACCTGTAATGTCTGTTTTGAGACCATTCCTACTGCTGCAATCACTGAGATGGACTGTGGGCATAGCTTCTGCAATGATTGTAAGTTTGCTACCCTCCAGATTTCCTGCAGAAGTTTTTGATGGACATCGCATTACCTAATTCTGAAATGATTTTCAGTAACTGTTTGTAAGCCTT from Zingiber officinale cultivar Zhangliang chromosome 5B, Zo_v1.1, whole genome shotgun sequence encodes the following:
- the LOC121983824 gene encoding protein LTO1 homolog, encoding MEGKPGDDDLDLFDSAVLLDEALRQEGFDDGYKDGLISGKEEGKEVGLKTGFQVGEELGFYRGCVDVWNSLLHIDPEAFSSRIRKNVQQLEDLLKKYPLLDPENEDVQEVMEAIRLKFRIITANMGVKLDYEGYPKSSAAGIEDV